CGCACAGCCTGAAGATTACGGACACGCTGAGAACGGCATCTGTTGCCGTTCAGAGTGATCCGATTCCCGTCATTCCGGGAGAGGAATATACGGCGGGCATGAATCTCTATATTGAATCCGGTCAGCCTGGCTTTATGTTCCGATTCTTTGATAGCAATAACGCGACCATCTCCACCTTGGAAACCCATTTGGATGAATCGCGATTGGCCCAATGGCAGAAAGTGACGCTAAGAGGGAAGGCTCCAGCTAATGCGGCTTATGCAAAACTGATAGCGGTAACTTCCAGATACAATGTGGCAACAGCCTATTATGACGATTTCTTTGTAACGGTAAAAGACAGTGTGCCGCCCGTCTCCACGGTTAGTCTATCGCCTTCTCCCAACGAGAACGGCTGGGTGAATTCCGATGTGTCCTTGTCCATCTCTGCCGACCGCGCGTACTCCATTGCATACGCTGCGGAAGGGGCACAGCCAATAGAGAAGACTACAATAAAAGGGAATACGGCCCAGCTTGAAATCACGAAGGAAGGCGTCACGACGGTCACCTATTCCGCCACTAACTTCTCAGGCGTGCCTGAGGTTCCGGGGACGCTGAAGGTGCAGATCGACAAGACGGCACCTGTCGTTGAATTCACCGGTGAGCGTACGTACACCGTAACCGATTCTGTATACGTTTCGTGCAGCGCCGTCGACAGTCTGTCTGGGTTAGCTGACAATCCTTGTTCTCATTCACTTATTGAACGTCCTGCCTATTTCTTCGAGCCTGGATCCCACGATATCTCCGTCAAGGCAATCGATCTGGCGGGAAATAAAACGGAAGCGGTCTTTCGTTTCGAGGTGATTGTAACGTATGACAGCTTGTCCGCGCTTGCAGCGCATTTCGCCGCGAGCGATCCAGGACTCGCACAATCGCTGTCAAGTAAACTCCTCCATGCCAAAGAGGCCGAGAATAGAGGTAACACCTCTGCCAAGGAAGGCATGCTGAACGCCTTTTCCAATCAAGTTAGTGCACAATCCGGCAAAATATTGACGGGCGAACAAGCAGAAATACTTGCCAAACTGGCAGGTTACCTGTAAGCAGACGAAAGCTTCAGCCATTTTAAAAACACGACACTTTTTTTCCATATCGTCGTATCGTCGTCCATATAGTAGGAACAGCCGCGTGAATTACGCGGCTTTTTTTGTTGTCAACCAAACGCATGGAATGGATTGTTTCTCATCATTAACAATGGCTGTACCGTCGAAATTTGTCATAACAAAAGTGCAATTTATACTTCTAAAGTAGCAATTTTTCGATGTCATATTGACTGGAAATTGAATGCTAACTAGAATGTGTTATAACAAATAATCAATACATTCAAAATTGTTAGTACAAGTAAGTTACGAAAAGGAGGTGATGCATTGCCAACGGAAGCCGATATTAGTCGACCACCGTGGCTAATATTTACTTACTATTTTGATCGAGAAAAAGGAGGTCATGACAAAGCATGGACGCCCGATTAAACTCGGCATCCCCACAGCCCGCTCCAAAGTCCAACAAATGGACGCATGTTAAAAGGCAGCTCAAGCGAAATATCGGGTTGTATATCATTATCTCGCCGGCGGTGCTTTATTTTTTGATCTGGCATTATTGGCCGATGTACGGCGTTCAGATCGCCTTCAAGGATTTTATGCCTGGCCTTGGCATTTGGAACAGTCCATGGGTCGGGTTCGAGCACTTCGAGCGGTTATTTGACGCTTATTATTTTTGGACGATTCTGAAGAATACCATCGGGATCAGTTTATACGGTCTGTTGGTTGGCATTCCCGCTCCGATCTTGCTTGCGCTTTTGTTCAACGAGATTCGAAATCGTAAATTCCGCTCATTCGCCCAAAGCATCTCCTACGCACCGCACTTCATTTCGGTTGTGGTCGCGGTCGGTATTCTGTTCTTCTTTATCTCGCCGACGAATGGCGTCTTCAACTCCATCCTTGTTTCCTTGGGGAGGGAACCGGTCGATTATCTGGCAGAGCCATCGAAATTCTGGCATCTATACGTCTGGTCGGGCGTATGGCAAGGAGTTGGCTGGTCTTCGCTCATCTACAGCGCTGCCATCTCGGGCATCTCGCCTGACCTGTATGAGGCGGCTTATATGGACGGGGCCAGCAAATTTCGGCGAATTTGGCATATCACGATTCCCGGCATCGTTCCGACCATCGTGATCCTGTCCATCTTGAGCGCCGGCGGCATCATGAGTGTCGGCTTCGAGAAAATTCTGTTGATGCAAAACGCGATGAACCTGGAAACCTCCGAGGTGATCTCCACTTACATGTACAAGAGCGGACTGCTTAACACCCAATACAGTTTTTCGGCGGCAGTCGGCCTGTTCAACAATGTGATCAATTTTATCATCCTGATTATCGTTAATGCGGTTGCACGCAAAGCGGGGGAGACCAGCTTATGGTAGAGGTCGTCGATGCAGGATTAAGGAGGGAATGTAAGAAGTGCTGCTGAACATCAAACGAACGCCTGGAGAAAAGCTGGCCGATATCATCATTCTAGTGCTGTCCATTCTGGTAATCATCGTCATTTTGTACCCGCTTCTCTTTGTCTTGTTTGCTTCATTTTCCGATCCGCGCCAAATTTGGGACAAGCCGCTGCTGCTGTTCCCGGCAGGCTTCAATCTTGACAGTTATGCCAAAGTGTTCGAGAACAGCGAGATCTGGAGAGGGTATGCCAATACGCTTCTGTATACATTCATAGGGACGGCGATCAATATTATGATGACGGTATTTGGCGCTTATCCGCTCTCCAGAAAGCGTTTTTACGGCAAGGGACTGTTTACGCTGCTGTTTGCTTTCACCATGTTTTTCGGCGGCGGGCTGATCCCTCTTTATTTGGTAAACAAGGAGCTCGGACTTCTGAACACGATGTGGGCCTTGGTACTGCCTGGTGCGATCAGCGCCTACAACATGATTATTATGCGAACCTACTTCCAGACCCGGATTCCGGTGGAGCTCGAAGAGAGCGCCTACGTCGACGGCTGCAATGATTTTCATATGCTGTATCGAATTGTGCTGCCTTTGTCGATGCCGATCATTGCCGTAATGATCCTGTTCTACGGGGTCGGCCATTGGAACTCATATTTTGACGCTATGATTTATTTGACGGATCGTAGTAAATTCCCGCTGCAGCTGATTTTAAGAGAAATACTGGTTCAGAACGACTTCAAGGAAATGGCCGGAATATCGGTCGGTGCCGAATATGCGGATCAGATGATGGTCAAGGAAGGCTTGAAATATGCGATCGTTGTATTATCCGCGCTGCCGCTGCTCCTGTTGTATCCGCTGCTGTCGCGTTTCTTTGAGAAAGGCATCATGGTGGGAGCTATCAAAGGGTAAGCCGATGCTGAGAGTGGTTATTACCGCTTGGAACTCATAATCATGAAAAGAGGGGATATGGATATGAGAAAAGGAATGAAACTTCTGCTTGCCATAACGATGTCATTTTCGTTGACGATTTCCGCCTGCGGCGGTTCAGGGGGGAAGGCGGAGCCGGAACCGGCCGGAACGGACGGAGATCCCGGGAACATCAAGCTAAGGATTGTTAAGCGCGGGTATACCGATGTGCATCCTCCGGCCGATCAATTATGGATGTGGCAAAAATACGAAGAAATGTCCGGCATTCAAGTCGAATTTGAGGAGCTGGCGGGTTCCGCCGTCAACGAACGAAAAAATGTCATGCTTGGCTCCAACGACCTGCCGGATGCATTCTATCGCATTGCTTTCGGTACCGACGAGCTGATGAAATACGGCAAACAGGGCTTATTTGTTCCGCTCGAGGACCTGATTGAGCAGCATGCTCCGAATTTGAACAAACTCCTGAAGGATAATCCGGACATTAAGGGAGCCATCACGATGTCGGACGGGCATATTTATGCCCTGCCTTACGTCGATTTCTCTAAAGCGTTCAATTCCGTTCGCCTGTATATCAATAAGGATTGGCTGGATGAAGCAGGGCTTGAAGTGCCCAAGACGACCGAGGAGTTCCGACAAGCGCTCATGAAGGTTCGGGAGAAGGACAGCTCCCGTCTCGGGTGGGTGCTTGAATCGCAGTACTGGACTTTCCTGGAGAGCTTTCTGGCCGGCAGCTTCGGCATGGGGGAAGGCGGTGCCAAGGCATTCGGTCAATATCTATATAAGGACGCGGACGGACAGGTTAAGACAACGTTTAATGATCCGAAGTACAGAGAGCTGCTCCGTTACATGAGCGATTTGTACAAGGACGGGTCACTGGCCCAGCAAAATTTTACGACAGGCTATGATTATGCGAAGTGGTCTACGGACGGCTCCAACAATCTGATCGGTTCGTTTGTATGGGAAGGACCGGGATATATAGGTAAGGATGCAGCCGAGAACTATGTAGGCATTCATGCCCTCGAGGGGCCGAACGGGGATAAAGTCGCCGGGGTGCTGGGGCCGCCTGCCAAAGGGATCTTCGGCTTTGTCATCACCAACAAAAACAAATATCCGGTTGAAACCATCAAGTGGATCGATTATTTCTATGGGGAGGAAGGGATTAACTTTGCCACCTTTGGACTTGAGGGCGAAACCTATGATATGGTTGACGGCAAACCGAAATACAAGGACGAGATTCTAAATTACAAGGGCGGCGTGCAGCTGGGCGCTTTCCAATATGTTGATAATGTGTATGGTGCTTATTATCCATATGTTGAGCCAGACGACGATTTGCGGATGGCGGCACGTGGGACGACGGTAGCCGACGAGATTAAGGCGGATCCGGCTGAGCTGAATCAGTTGGCGCCTAAAGAGCTTTGGCCAGATTTTGTTCCTACGGATGAGGAAGCCAATCAAACGAGCGCGATCCTGACCGATATTAATAAATACATTGAGGAGATGCGGGTGAAGTTTGTGACGGGGAAAGCCAGCCTGGACACGGACTGGGATAACTACGTAAAGACTCTGGACAAAATGGGAGCCCAGAGCTACTTGGATATCAAACGAGCGCAGTATGAACGTTATACAAATGTAAAGTAATCGAAATGACTCGAAGTAGGAAGATAGGAGCGGTTTACATGCCAATGATGCAAACGCTATAATTTTAGTACGACAAGATTTACACTGGAAAATAGATATAGATGGGATGAGAACCAAGTTGACCAAAGACAATAAACCACCGCTGTATCGCGTGATGATGGATGAGCTGAAATCACAAATTTCTTCAGGCCACTATGCTCCTGAAGCCCAGCTTCCTACGGAGTCCGAGCTAAGCTCCACCTTCGGCGTGAGCCGTATTACAACAAGAAGAGCGCTTGAGGAGCTGGAGCGGGACGGGTTTATCTACCGTGTCAAAGGAAGCGGCAGCTTTGTTAAACCCCGGCAACGTGGGCAAGAGCAGCGGTCGGTTGGAATGGATAAAATGATATCGCTGATCCTGCCTTCCGAAGACGATCGCGGCACGATGGGATATATTCGCGGAGCTTCGGACTGGCTCAACGCGAACGGTTACTATTTGAGTATTCACCAAAGCGACTACGACTCCCAGAAAGAACGCGATCTGCTGGAAATGCTGACCCGAAAGGGCATTGCGGCCATTATATTGTATCCGCGGAACGATCAGACGAATTACGACATTCTGCATCGACTTTGCCTTGAGGATTATCCGATCGTGACGATCGATAAATATTTTGACAGTCTGCCGCTTGGGGCGGTGGTTTCTGACAATTTCAGTGGATCCTATCAAGCCGTATCCAGGCTGATTGAGCTCGGTCATCGAAAGATCGCGTTTCTTACAGCAGTCAGCATTGAATCAACCTCTTCGGTGCGCAACCGGTATTTCGGATACTGCCAAGCGCTGAAGGACCATGGACTTCCTGTGGATAGCCGTTATATCAGGCTGAATATGAAGGATTATCGAGAGAAGGTTGGCTTTGAACGATTTTATAATGAGCTGCTGGACTCTTACCGGACGGAAGGGGTAACGGCTGTTCAGACGGAGAATGATCTGATCGCCGCCAACCTGCTGAACCGCTGTTTGGAACGAGGGATCCGTATTCCGGAGGATATTTCGATCATAGGCTTTGATAATAATCCTGTCACAGAGCATGTCATGATTCCGCTGACCACCGTTGAGCAGAATTTTTACGAGATTGGACGCCAAGCTGCCGAACATGTTGTAAACTGGCTCGAGAGAGGGAAACAGACACCGGACCGGACACTGATCCCCGTCAAGCTGGTGGAGCGTGATACAACCGCAGCAGCTCCGAGAGGGAAAGTCACGAAGTAGATAGGATAGAAAGGATGATATGAAGG
This Paenibacillus sp. JZ16 DNA region includes the following protein-coding sequences:
- a CDS encoding carbohydrate ABC transporter permease, with amino-acid sequence MLLNIKRTPGEKLADIIILVLSILVIIVILYPLLFVLFASFSDPRQIWDKPLLLFPAGFNLDSYAKVFENSEIWRGYANTLLYTFIGTAINIMMTVFGAYPLSRKRFYGKGLFTLLFAFTMFFGGGLIPLYLVNKELGLLNTMWALVLPGAISAYNMIIMRTYFQTRIPVELEESAYVDGCNDFHMLYRIVLPLSMPIIAVMILFYGVGHWNSYFDAMIYLTDRSKFPLQLILREILVQNDFKEMAGISVGAEYADQMMVKEGLKYAIVVLSALPLLLLYPLLSRFFEKGIMVGAIKG
- a CDS encoding GntR family transcriptional regulator; its protein translation is MRTKLTKDNKPPLYRVMMDELKSQISSGHYAPEAQLPTESELSSTFGVSRITTRRALEELERDGFIYRVKGSGSFVKPRQRGQEQRSVGMDKMISLILPSEDDRGTMGYIRGASDWLNANGYYLSIHQSDYDSQKERDLLEMLTRKGIAAIILYPRNDQTNYDILHRLCLEDYPIVTIDKYFDSLPLGAVVSDNFSGSYQAVSRLIELGHRKIAFLTAVSIESTSSVRNRYFGYCQALKDHGLPVDSRYIRLNMKDYREKVGFERFYNELLDSYRTEGVTAVQTENDLIAANLLNRCLERGIRIPEDISIIGFDNNPVTEHVMIPLTTVEQNFYEIGRQAAEHVVNWLERGKQTPDRTLIPVKLVERDTTAAAPRGKVTK
- a CDS encoding ABC transporter substrate-binding protein, giving the protein MRKGMKLLLAITMSFSLTISACGGSGGKAEPEPAGTDGDPGNIKLRIVKRGYTDVHPPADQLWMWQKYEEMSGIQVEFEELAGSAVNERKNVMLGSNDLPDAFYRIAFGTDELMKYGKQGLFVPLEDLIEQHAPNLNKLLKDNPDIKGAITMSDGHIYALPYVDFSKAFNSVRLYINKDWLDEAGLEVPKTTEEFRQALMKVREKDSSRLGWVLESQYWTFLESFLAGSFGMGEGGAKAFGQYLYKDADGQVKTTFNDPKYRELLRYMSDLYKDGSLAQQNFTTGYDYAKWSTDGSNNLIGSFVWEGPGYIGKDAAENYVGIHALEGPNGDKVAGVLGPPAKGIFGFVITNKNKYPVETIKWIDYFYGEEGINFATFGLEGETYDMVDGKPKYKDEILNYKGGVQLGAFQYVDNVYGAYYPYVEPDDDLRMAARGTTVADEIKADPAELNQLAPKELWPDFVPTDEEANQTSAILTDINKYIEEMRVKFVTGKASLDTDWDNYVKTLDKMGAQSYLDIKRAQYERYTNVK
- a CDS encoding ABC transporter permease; translated protein: MDARLNSASPQPAPKSNKWTHVKRQLKRNIGLYIIISPAVLYFLIWHYWPMYGVQIAFKDFMPGLGIWNSPWVGFEHFERLFDAYYFWTILKNTIGISLYGLLVGIPAPILLALLFNEIRNRKFRSFAQSISYAPHFISVVVAVGILFFFISPTNGVFNSILVSLGREPVDYLAEPSKFWHLYVWSGVWQGVGWSSLIYSAAISGISPDLYEAAYMDGASKFRRIWHITIPGIVPTIVILSILSAGGIMSVGFEKILLMQNAMNLETSEVISTYMYKSGLLNTQYSFSAAVGLFNNVINFIILIIVNAVARKAGETSLW